The following proteins are co-located in the Vigna angularis cultivar LongXiaoDou No.4 chromosome 2, ASM1680809v1, whole genome shotgun sequence genome:
- the LOC108328631 gene encoding probable helicase MAGATAMA 3, whose translation MKPILLIPICCFQEQKKGTAKSTLVKVKNGYTEVDDYIATYEPLIFEEAKSQIIKEKEEEDVTDWKLRVVKSWSEADDFHFIEFPCEINEGESISQNDLLLLSRDKQFVDGKRLPTVYAFALVEHVRKYFDTRLVRVRLYLAGEFLKYKTDDIKSCPRLFNMRSHICETERQLYFMKVHSRVPFQTDKVDFNLYRISCMLARSFTLFVEFKNNLVWLDDVQQEPCVILGFKVHILQNYLGMVTTSVPRSTKINRKWVLY comes from the exons ATGAAGC CTATCCTCTTGATTCCAATTTGCTGTTTTCAAGAGCAGAAGAAAGGGACTGCAAAGTCGACACTCGTGAAGGTGAAGAACGGGTATACAGAAGTTGATGACTATATTGCAACCTACGAACCGCTCATCTTTGAAGAAGCCAAATCCCAGATCATTAaggagaaagaggaagaagacg TGACTGATTGGAAATTGAGGGTGGTAAAAAGTTGGAGTGAGGCAgatgattttcattttatagaatttcCGTGTGAAATTAACGAGGGAGAATCAATATCACAGAATGATCTTTTGCTGCTTTCCAGAGATAAG CAGTTTGTAGATGGAAAAAGATTACCTACTGTTTATGCATTTGCTTTGGTGGAACATGTCCGGAAATATTTTGATACCCGACTTGTTCGAGTTAGACTCTATCTTGCTGGGGagttcttaaaatataaaacagatGATATAAAATCTTGCCCTAGGCTGTTTAACATGCGATCTCATATATGCGAGACAGAAAGACAGTTATATTTTATGAAG GTCCATAGCAGAGTACCCTTCCAAACTGATAAAGTTGATTTTAACCTCTATCGGATCTCTTGCATGTTGGCTCGCTCTTTTACCCTTTTTGTAGAATTCAAGAATAATTTAGTTTGGTTAGATGATGTTCAACAAGAGCCTTGTGTAATATTAGGTTTCAAAGTACATATCTTGCAAAATTACCTTGGGATGGTGACCACTTCTGTCCCGAGATCAACTAAAATAAACCGCAAATGGGTTTTATACTAG